Part of the Benincasa hispida cultivar B227 chromosome 11, ASM972705v1, whole genome shotgun sequence genome, CGCCCTCCCCTTTTTCCCTCACATCACACCAAACCAAATCAATTCCACACAATGGCCTCCAATCTCTCTCTTTCCCTCTTCTTCCTCCTCACTTTGGCTTATGGAGCTCTGGCCGCCGTCCCAAGGAAGCCCATGGACGTGCCATTCGGCCGTAACTACGCCCCCACTTGGGCTTTTGACCACATCAAGTACAAAAATGGTGGCGCCGAGGTCGACCTTGTTCTCGACAAGTACACCGGCACTGGCTTCCAGTCCAAAGGGTCTTACTTATTTGGCCATTTCAGTATGAGTATGAAGCTCGTCGGAGGCGACTCTGCCGGAGTCGTCACTGCTTTCTATGTAACTAACTCCAACTCCAAATCAACTCTTGTAACcacattacattttatttttctgatCTGAAAATTGGTTTTTCTTGCTCGCAGCTCTCTTCACAGAACTCCGAACACGATGAAATCGACTTCGAGTTTTTGGGGAACAGATCCGGGCAACCCCCTATTCTTCAAACAAACGTTTTCACCGGCGGTAAAGGTGACCGTGAGCAGAGGATTTACCTCTGGTTTGATCCCTCCAAGGATTTCCACACCTACTCCGTCCTCTGGAACTTATACATGATAGTGTGAGTAGAATCAGGTGTATATATGTTTTTAGTGTATCTCCTCTGTTTCTCGAAGTTGTGTGACGTGATATAAGTGGACTTGTAATACAGGTTTTTCGTGGACGATGTGCCGATAAGAGTGTTCAAGAACTGTAAAGACATAGGTGTGAAGTTCCCATTCGACCAGCCAATGAAGATATACTCGAGCCTGTGGAACGCAGACGACTGGGCTACAAGAGGAGGATTAGAGAAGACAGACTGGTCAAAGGCCCCATTCATCGCATCATACAAGGGATTCCACGTGGACGGTTGTGAGTCATCGGTCCAAGCCAAATTCTGCGCCACGCAAGGCCGACGCTGGTGGGACCAAAAGGAGTTCCAAGACCTCGATGGCTTGCAATACCGAAAGCTAAACTGGGTTCGCCAAAAATACACCATTTACAATTACTGTACCGATAGGAAGCGCTACCCAACCCTCCCTCCAGAATGCAAGCGCGACAGAGATATTTGATTCtcccttttcttttattttcaagcACCCCCCTCATTTTACTACTATTTCCTGGCCGACCCAAACTGCtaaattatctttttatttcCGCCTCTATTTTGTCCTTATTTGCCTCTcccctttcttcttcctcttcactGTTTGCCATCGCCTCGTGCTTTCCCCCCCCTCTCTCTTGGAATATGTTTTCCtatttatttctatttattatattatattattaataatgcttttattaataataataatcatcttTCAtcattttatatagttttctacacGTCTTGCACTCACTCTGCTTTCTACGTTATGATTATTTCtctttttgattaattaatttattttgttttattctgTTAACTCATTACTATTAATTTTCCTATTTCTATTGATATTAAGTGATCgattcaatttaatattatatggGTCATATCAATTTCACTTTTttgttttaaacttttgaacGCTGATAGTGACTCACTATTGCTACATTTAAAGGACTttttcatatttacattaatgcGATGGGCGTTCGTTAATTAGGTTAGACTGGATTGATTTGAACAACGATCTTTTAGACCAATCTAATTGttcaaatcttaaattttttgaactgaaataatttctattaaaaaatgaactcaatcGAACCTAACAATGACATACTTGAATTGGATTGGTTCATGTTATTCGATCATTTATATGaaatattattctaaaaaagTAAAAGGTAAATacgtaaaaatttgatttaattatttttatatattaaattaaaattaacaattcaattttaatttatataatgaaaattttctttttgaagggatactatttttcaaagttgttggagaataagttattaacaaaataatgaagtcaaataaaactaaaatcaatccATATATAAATAATcgtataaataacaaaaaaatagttcaaagttaataataaatccATGTTGATTTGAGCTTATATTAGGTGAATTTATTAATCAAcccaatttataaaattttcatttatttaaattcaatccataaaatttttatttatttgaatctaattcaatccaaatgagttgatagCTTAATCCAAATCGTTTGATCATCAAGTTTTATTTAAGACCTGGGGTCATCTtcatatctttttattttttagtttttgataaTCTTCAAGTATTCATTATTTGGTATAAACCTAATTGgtctaaaaaatatttgaataatatcaAGCTGAATCCATATTTGAGCaggataataattttttatttctattattattattattacttttgtgATCTGATTGGATGTATGAAAATACATACAGTTTAATTACACCAAGTATTACATTTAGAGCTGTACCTAAGATTATATTTTCCATATTTACATACACAATGGAAACATTAGaaaagtctttttttttaaaaaaaaataaaaaatacaaaactgGCACGTAGGAATTTCTTATTAGGTAGATGCACAAAAATAGATGGAACaccaaaatattttctttacacTTAATTGTAAGCATCAAACCTACTCTTTTGAAATAAGGGTTGAGCTAGAATGTGAAGTGCTaaatttatgtatgagatatctaaatttttgaaaatgttaaaTAACTATC contains:
- the LOC120089881 gene encoding probable xyloglucan endotransglucosylase/hydrolase protein B, producing MASNLSLSLFFLLTLAYGALAAVPRKPMDVPFGRNYAPTWAFDHIKYKNGGAEVDLVLDKYTGTGFQSKGSYLFGHFSMSMKLVGGDSAGVVTAFYLSSQNSEHDEIDFEFLGNRSGQPPILQTNVFTGGKGDREQRIYLWFDPSKDFHTYSVLWNLYMIVFFVDDVPIRVFKNCKDIGVKFPFDQPMKIYSSLWNADDWATRGGLEKTDWSKAPFIASYKGFHVDGCESSVQAKFCATQGRRWWDQKEFQDLDGLQYRKLNWVRQKYTIYNYCTDRKRYPTLPPECKRDRDI